In the Candidatus Nitrospira nitrosa genome, one interval contains:
- the hpt gene encoding hypoxanthine phosphoribosyltransferase, giving the protein MERMFGRPIITQEQMRNRIRELGRQISTDYAGKDLVLVGVLKGAYAFFADLARAIRIPVRVDFIVVTSYGTGAKTSGKVKLVTELTEQIKNKDVLLVEDIVDSGLTVQYLMKALARRKPKSINVCTLLSKPERRVVDVHVQYIGFKIPDQYVIGYGLDYQQKYRNLPYLAVLDQSSEQDA; this is encoded by the coding sequence ATGGAACGCATGTTTGGACGCCCGATTATCACCCAGGAACAGATGCGGAATCGGATCCGCGAGTTAGGACGGCAGATCAGTACCGACTATGCCGGCAAGGACCTGGTGCTGGTCGGTGTCTTAAAGGGAGCGTATGCGTTCTTTGCCGACCTGGCTCGAGCCATTCGAATTCCCGTGCGAGTTGATTTCATCGTGGTGACGAGTTACGGGACAGGAGCCAAGACATCGGGGAAAGTGAAGCTGGTGACCGAGTTGACCGAACAGATTAAGAACAAAGACGTGCTCCTTGTTGAGGACATTGTCGATTCTGGATTGACGGTTCAATATCTCATGAAGGCCTTGGCGAGGCGCAAACCGAAAAGCATCAATGTCTGTACATTATTAAGTAAACCGGAGCGTCGTGTCGTTGATGTACACGTTCAATACATCGGCTTCAAAATTCCTGATCAGTATGTCATTGGATACGGTCTCGATTATCAACAGAAGTATCGTAACCTTCCCTATCTCGCGGTGCTCGATCAATCGAGTGAGCAAGACGCCTAG
- the tilS gene encoding tRNA lysidine(34) synthetase TilS — MNRTAWPPLLHHVVRTVRSRQLFQPGQHLLVAVSGGPDSVALLSLLHRLRSRWTLTLTAIHCNYGLRGDESEEDQRFVETLCHGLAIPLHVRRAQIQSRRRTVSVQAEARDIRYRLMQEIRTLCGADRIAVGHTADDQAETVLLWMLRGAGLTGLSGMPAVRDDAVVRPLYETSRKEILTYLRTTGLSYREDSSNAKPLYLRNRIRREVIPLLAQLVPSSIKVLCRLADLCRADDQQLDQEVAARTTAAVKWDSTGEWTLDRRTLVDLPLPLQRRCLRLLLRRCDPQQRPPSLHRIERVLRLVSTPKLVSRLDMKAGRIVVTPHALRFLPFSVGHECERRPWDDDVPRASFPVPGELIWSGTGQRLQVQLQKHDGREPVPGQERILVDADRVTHSLTIRSWLPGDRFCPRGMGGQSKKLQDFFMDLKIPMARRDRIPLVVAPEGILLVVGYRQDERWVPTSSTARCLLITVHPPPLTEGTD; from the coding sequence ATGAACAGGACGGCTTGGCCTCCTCTCTTGCATCACGTCGTTCGAACCGTTCGATCTCGACAGCTCTTTCAACCAGGGCAGCATCTATTGGTCGCCGTCTCTGGCGGACCGGACTCTGTCGCGTTGTTGTCGCTCCTGCATCGACTCCGGTCTCGTTGGACACTGACTCTGACGGCCATCCATTGCAACTATGGATTGCGGGGCGATGAATCCGAGGAAGATCAGCGGTTTGTGGAAACGTTGTGCCACGGGCTAGCCATTCCCCTCCATGTGCGCAGGGCACAGATTCAATCTCGCCGTCGTACCGTCTCTGTACAAGCGGAAGCTCGTGACATTCGATATCGTCTGATGCAGGAGATCAGAACGCTGTGCGGAGCCGACCGCATCGCTGTTGGCCACACGGCAGATGACCAAGCCGAGACCGTCTTACTATGGATGCTTCGAGGGGCAGGATTGACTGGTCTTTCCGGCATGCCGGCAGTTCGGGACGATGCGGTTGTCCGACCGTTGTACGAGACCAGTCGGAAGGAGATCCTGACATACCTGCGTACGACCGGTCTATCCTATCGGGAAGATTCGAGCAATGCTAAACCGCTCTACCTCCGAAACCGAATCAGACGAGAAGTCATTCCACTGCTCGCACAGTTGGTTCCCTCAAGCATCAAGGTCCTCTGCAGACTCGCCGACCTCTGCCGGGCCGATGATCAGCAGCTGGATCAAGAAGTTGCTGCCCGCACGACTGCTGCCGTGAAGTGGGACTCAACAGGAGAGTGGACTCTCGATCGACGGACTCTGGTAGACCTTCCGCTGCCTCTGCAACGGCGCTGCCTTCGACTGCTGCTTCGCCGCTGTGACCCTCAACAGCGTCCCCCCAGCCTTCATAGAATCGAGCGAGTACTGCGTCTCGTATCAACCCCAAAGTTGGTCTCTCGACTGGACATGAAGGCCGGGCGTATTGTCGTCACGCCGCATGCGCTCCGCTTTCTTCCATTTTCGGTAGGGCATGAGTGTGAGAGACGGCCCTGGGATGATGACGTGCCTCGCGCTTCCTTCCCGGTTCCTGGAGAACTGATATGGTCTGGAACAGGACAACGACTTCAGGTACAACTGCAGAAGCACGATGGGAGAGAACCCGTACCGGGGCAGGAACGGATCCTGGTGGATGCCGATCGAGTCACTCACTCGCTGACCATCCGAAGCTGGTTGCCGGGCGATCGTTTTTGTCCTCGTGGCATGGGTGGACAGTCGAAAAAACTGCAGGACTTTTTTATGGATTTGAAGATTCCGATGGCACGGCGAGATCGTATCCCTCTGGTCGTAGCGCCCGAGGGCATTCTCTTGGTCGTTGGGTATCGGCAAGATGAACGCTGGGTGCCGACGTCCTCAACAGCACGCTGCCTGCTTATCACAGTACATCCTCCACCTCTCACAGAAGGAACCGACTGA
- a CDS encoding bifunctional riboflavin kinase/FAD synthetase, which yields MKVTRGYSGQNRRPYPVGTIGNFDGHHRGHQTLLQRVIEAARKKDGTSVVLTFDPHPVKILAPQADFRFLTDEDEKLARFEQAGIDEVVLVEFSPAFASLTPEQFAGQVLSKGLGLKELFVGQHFAFGHKRAGKIEDLGRLGDQFGFIVHPTAPVTFNEGVVSSTRIRQLIMAGQVAQATELLGRPYALSGIVAHGEGRGRTLGCPTANLPLPPDRVTPADGIYASITTVGTDRHDSVTYIGNKPTFHGGVRGLEVSILDGQYDLYGHVIKVELIDHLRGDAQFTGEEALSRQIAIDRESARGALRRYHDTFGT from the coding sequence ATGAAAGTGACCCGCGGATATTCTGGCCAGAACCGGCGACCCTATCCCGTGGGCACCATCGGGAACTTTGACGGGCATCATCGTGGTCACCAGACGTTGTTACAGCGAGTGATCGAGGCGGCACGCAAGAAGGACGGAACCTCGGTTGTGCTCACCTTCGATCCCCATCCGGTGAAAATTCTGGCGCCTCAAGCCGACTTTCGATTTCTGACTGACGAGGATGAAAAGCTCGCTCGCTTCGAGCAGGCAGGTATCGATGAGGTGGTGCTCGTGGAATTCAGTCCGGCGTTCGCGTCACTGACTCCCGAGCAATTTGCGGGACAGGTGCTGTCCAAAGGACTGGGACTCAAAGAACTATTCGTCGGGCAACATTTTGCGTTTGGCCACAAGCGAGCCGGCAAGATTGAGGATCTCGGACGGCTTGGCGATCAATTTGGCTTCATCGTTCATCCCACAGCTCCCGTGACCTTCAATGAAGGAGTCGTCAGCTCAACACGAATCAGACAGCTCATCATGGCAGGACAGGTTGCTCAAGCGACCGAGTTGCTGGGCCGACCCTATGCGCTGAGCGGGATCGTTGCTCACGGGGAGGGCAGGGGACGAACATTAGGATGTCCGACCGCCAATCTGCCGCTTCCTCCGGACCGCGTTACCCCGGCTGATGGAATTTATGCCTCGATCACGACCGTGGGTACAGATCGACATGATTCTGTCACCTATATCGGGAACAAGCCGACCTTTCATGGAGGAGTACGAGGATTGGAAGTCTCCATCCTCGATGGCCAATATGACCTCTATGGGCACGTGATCAAGGTCGAATTGATTGATCATCTCCGCGGCGACGCACAATTCACTGGTGAAGAAGCCTTGAGTCGACAAATCGCAATCGACAGGGAATCAGCGAGAGGCGCCCTCCGCCGCTATCACGACACATTTGGCACGTGA
- the hemB gene encoding porphobilinogen synthase, with product MGFPIHRLRRLRQQEPLRRMVRETHLSPADFIAPLFVIEGHDRREAIGSMPGQYRLSIDLLVKEAAELRTFGIPAIILFGIPASKDERGSSGLDPNGIVQRAVKAVKQQVPDLMVITDVCIDEYTSHGHCGIVRDGKILNDETLDCLTAMALTHAEAGADMVAPSDMMDGRVAAIRRELDRAGFADLPIMAYAAKFSSCFYAPFRDAAHSMPHFGDRQSYQMDPANAREALREIDLDIKEGADIIMVKPALPYLDIIATARRRILLPLAAYQVSGEYSMIKAAAQAGWLDESRAMMESLLAIKRAGADLILTYFAKDAAQLLRSPQ from the coding sequence ATGGGCTTTCCAATCCATCGCCTTCGTCGACTCAGACAGCAGGAACCGTTACGCCGGATGGTGCGAGAGACACATCTCTCGCCGGCGGATTTTATCGCTCCACTGTTCGTGATCGAAGGGCATGATCGTCGTGAAGCCATCGGGTCGATGCCTGGGCAATACAGACTGTCCATCGATCTGCTTGTCAAAGAGGCGGCCGAGCTTCGCACATTCGGGATTCCAGCTATCATTTTATTCGGCATCCCAGCGTCCAAGGATGAACGCGGCAGTTCGGGTTTAGACCCAAACGGTATCGTGCAGCGGGCGGTCAAGGCCGTCAAACAGCAGGTGCCTGATTTGATGGTGATTACGGATGTGTGTATCGATGAATATACCAGCCACGGCCATTGCGGCATCGTCCGGGACGGAAAGATCCTCAACGATGAAACGCTTGACTGCCTGACGGCTATGGCCCTCACCCACGCCGAGGCAGGAGCCGACATGGTGGCACCGTCCGATATGATGGACGGACGTGTGGCCGCGATTCGGAGGGAGCTGGATCGAGCCGGATTCGCCGATCTGCCCATCATGGCATACGCCGCCAAGTTTTCGTCCTGCTTCTACGCACCATTTCGGGACGCAGCCCACTCCATGCCTCACTTCGGCGACCGGCAATCCTATCAAATGGACCCGGCCAACGCGCGGGAAGCGTTGCGCGAAATCGACCTCGATATCAAGGAAGGGGCCGACATCATCATGGTGAAGCCGGCATTACCGTACCTCGATATCATTGCGACTGCTCGTCGCCGCATCCTTCTTCCCTTGGCGGCCTATCAAGTCAGCGGGGAGTACAGCATGATCAAGGCTGCGGCACAGGCAGGCTGGCTCGATGAGTCGCGTGCGATGATGGAATCGCTGTTGGCCATCAAGCGGGCAGGGGCCGACCTGATTCTGACCTACTTTGCCAAAGACGCCGCTCAGTTGCTTCGTTCACCACAATGA
- a CDS encoding CBS domain-containing protein, translating into MVPVKSFMIPRDKFVTVPRDTDSQTAARIMRDRGIGSLFVTNDREIIGIITDTDMMRRVVAAGAEATKTTVEQIMSAPIVTIEENKTLLDANDLMAQSHLRHLGVTRDGQLVGVISVRDLVVFLTNLPRK; encoded by the coding sequence ATGGTTCCTGTGAAGTCATTCATGATTCCCCGAGACAAGTTTGTGACTGTGCCACGCGATACTGATTCCCAGACAGCGGCCCGGATCATGCGCGATCGCGGGATCGGCAGTTTATTCGTGACGAACGACCGTGAGATCATCGGCATCATCACGGACACGGACATGATGCGCCGTGTCGTTGCAGCCGGGGCTGAGGCGACAAAAACCACGGTTGAACAAATCATGTCGGCTCCCATCGTGACAATTGAAGAAAACAAGACGTTGCTGGATGCCAATGATCTCATGGCACAGTCACACCTTCGTCATTTGGGGGTGACACGTGACGGCCAGTTGGTCGGAGTCATCTCGGTCCGAGATCTTGTGGTCTTTCTGACCAATCTCCCACGGAAATAG
- the cobA gene encoding uroporphyrinogen-III C-methyltransferase, whose translation MSRTEQRTGKVYLVGAGPGDPGLLTLRGRDCLEQADVVLYDYLANPALLAHAPEHAERLYVGRRGTGKYPEQASINQLLIERAQAGNVVVRLKGGDPFVFGRGGEEAEALATAGIAFEVVPGVSAAVAVPAYAGIPITHRTLASTVTIVTGHEDPTKAATSLDWPRLAATRGTLVFLMGMKHLSTITAQLMQEGLSPSTPVAITRWGTRACQQTLVGTLSDIVSKAQAIGMEPPTVIVVGEVVRLRSTLNWFERRPLFGKRVLMTRAKEQAHELAALLAGYGADPVEGPTISIVPPLDWTAVDQAISQIDTYNWIIFTSVNGVDRFMTRLWAKGLDARCIAGRRLCCIGPRTAQELERFGVRADLVPAEYQAEGVLAALNQQEIRNSRILIPRAEVAREILPNELRARGAHVDVMSVYRTVIPDLNAEGWWQELRDHRLDVVTFTSSSTVRNFVAMLGGMEAVRPLLRSVTIACIGPITAKTAEEFGLTVSIMPRENTIPALVDAIAHHYESREPCAAGVVQ comes from the coding sequence ATGAGTAGAACGGAGCAACGCACAGGAAAGGTCTATCTCGTTGGAGCCGGCCCCGGGGATCCGGGTCTCTTGACGCTTCGTGGCCGAGACTGTCTTGAGCAGGCAGATGTCGTCCTCTACGACTACCTCGCCAATCCTGCCCTGCTTGCCCATGCTCCGGAGCATGCAGAACGCCTGTATGTCGGACGACGCGGAACGGGGAAATACCCGGAACAAGCGTCCATCAATCAGCTGCTGATCGAGCGTGCACAAGCTGGGAACGTGGTGGTGCGCCTAAAAGGCGGAGATCCATTTGTGTTTGGTCGTGGTGGCGAGGAAGCAGAGGCACTCGCCACTGCTGGAATCGCCTTTGAAGTGGTCCCCGGTGTCTCTGCCGCTGTCGCGGTACCGGCTTATGCGGGAATTCCCATTACCCACCGGACTTTGGCCTCCACCGTGACGATCGTCACTGGACATGAAGATCCCACCAAAGCTGCGACCTCGTTGGACTGGCCACGACTCGCGGCAACCCGTGGGACACTCGTCTTTCTGATGGGCATGAAACATCTCTCCACGATCACGGCCCAGCTCATGCAAGAAGGGTTGTCTCCCTCCACACCAGTCGCGATTACCCGCTGGGGAACCAGGGCCTGTCAACAGACGTTGGTAGGGACATTGTCGGACATCGTGTCAAAGGCTCAGGCCATCGGTATGGAACCCCCTACCGTGATCGTTGTGGGTGAGGTTGTTCGACTCAGGTCAACGCTCAACTGGTTCGAGCGACGTCCGCTGTTCGGCAAACGTGTACTGATGACACGAGCCAAAGAGCAGGCGCATGAGCTGGCCGCGCTCCTCGCCGGTTATGGGGCTGACCCGGTCGAGGGTCCGACAATCAGCATCGTTCCCCCTCTTGATTGGACCGCGGTAGATCAGGCCATTTCCCAGATCGACACATATAATTGGATCATCTTCACCAGCGTGAACGGAGTTGACCGTTTCATGACGCGGCTCTGGGCAAAGGGACTGGATGCACGTTGTATTGCAGGCCGACGGCTATGCTGCATCGGACCAAGGACCGCTCAAGAGTTGGAGCGGTTCGGCGTTCGAGCCGATCTGGTTCCGGCTGAGTATCAAGCAGAGGGAGTCTTAGCCGCACTGAACCAGCAGGAGATCCGAAACTCTCGTATCCTGATTCCTCGAGCCGAAGTGGCGCGGGAGATCTTGCCGAATGAGCTTCGTGCCCGTGGGGCTCACGTTGACGTGATGTCAGTGTACCGAACGGTGATCCCAGACCTGAATGCGGAGGGCTGGTGGCAGGAACTCCGAGACCATCGCCTTGATGTCGTCACTTTCACAAGTTCTTCCACGGTTCGAAACTTTGTTGCTATGCTAGGGGGGATGGAAGCTGTGCGTCCGCTCTTGCGGTCTGTGACCATTGCCTGCATCGGACCAATCACAGCCAAGACCGCAGAGGAATTCGGCCTGACGGTGTCAATCATGCCGAGGGAAAATACCATTCCTGCATTGGTGGATGCCATCGCCCACCATTATGAGAGCCGCGAGCCGTGTGCTGCGGGTGTTGTGCAGTAA
- the hemC gene encoding hydroxymethylbilane synthase, giving the protein MSTPNGQRSTLVLGTRGSKLALCQSEWFQSKVHEVAPEVRVTLKKIQTSGDKIVDVPLAKIGGKGLFVKEIEDALLAGDIDFAVHSMKDVPAQLPTGLDILCIPPREDARDAFISRTGCSFQELPVNATIGTASLRRQAQLLQARPDLTITMLRGNLDTRLRKLKEGQFDAIVLAAAGLHRLAWAETITEYLSPVLSLPAIGQGALGIEGRANDEFVRAILLRLNHQDTQTTVTAERAFLQRLEGGCQVPIAAHATLSGDRVVLEGLVASIDGKTIIRDQIAGPGQQAHALGVQLAERLLSRGGDKILREIYGSA; this is encoded by the coding sequence GTGTCGACACCGAACGGTCAACGCTCAACTCTGGTACTTGGGACAAGGGGGAGTAAGTTGGCGCTCTGTCAGAGTGAATGGTTTCAATCAAAAGTCCACGAGGTTGCACCCGAGGTTCGTGTCACGCTTAAAAAGATTCAGACGTCAGGAGACAAGATCGTTGACGTCCCGCTGGCCAAAATCGGAGGGAAAGGGCTCTTCGTCAAAGAGATTGAAGATGCCTTACTTGCCGGTGATATTGATTTTGCCGTTCACAGTATGAAAGACGTGCCTGCGCAACTGCCGACAGGGCTCGATATCCTCTGCATTCCTCCACGAGAGGATGCCCGCGATGCCTTCATCAGCCGAACCGGCTGTTCGTTCCAGGAACTTCCCGTGAACGCAACTATCGGGACGGCCAGTCTTCGCCGTCAGGCGCAACTGTTACAGGCCAGACCAGACCTCACGATCACCATGCTGCGCGGAAATCTTGATACCAGACTGCGAAAGCTCAAGGAAGGCCAGTTCGACGCGATTGTCCTGGCCGCAGCGGGGTTGCACCGGTTGGCTTGGGCTGAGACCATCACCGAATATCTTTCTCCCGTCCTCAGTCTTCCTGCCATTGGGCAAGGCGCGCTGGGTATTGAAGGCCGAGCCAACGACGAGTTTGTCCGCGCAATCCTGTTACGGCTCAACCACCAAGACACCCAGACGACGGTCACAGCAGAACGTGCATTTTTGCAACGGCTAGAGGGGGGCTGTCAGGTGCCGATTGCCGCGCATGCTACCTTGTCCGGTGACCGGGTGGTTTTAGAAGGACTCGTAGCGAGCATCGACGGGAAAACTATCATTCGTGATCAGATTGCAGGCCCAGGTCAGCAAGCCCATGCTCTTGGTGTACAGTTAGCTGAACGGCTGTTGAGCAGAGGAGGAGACAAGATTCTTCGCGAGATTTACGGATCGGCATGA
- the hemA gene encoding glutamyl-tRNA reductase codes for MHLIVVGLSHKTAPVEIRERLAVPESRLGEALIRLCSYPGVKEGILLSTCNRVEVYSVVDDIDTGYGRIQEFLADTHLSLSSEQLTPHLYWHTGDRAIAHLFRVASSLDSMIIGESQILGQLKDAFEVALAHKTTGVIMNKVVKKAISVAKRVRTETKIAEMAVSVSYAAVELAKKIFSNLHEKTVLLVGAGEMAKLAAKHLIANGVGHVRITTRTPQHAVDLAEMFGGTAVPFDQFKDDMASADIVLVSTGAAHYLIGAEDVHRAVQERMNRPMFLIDISVPRNIDPAVRHVDNAFLFDIDDLKHRVEQNRAERVQEAEKAERMVIEEVTMILDWMKSLEVTPTIVALRNRVEDIKRAEVEKVLGRLGHLSAQDRELVEGLASSIVNKLIHRTMVTLKSEVNSSSGPAFVEAARQFYALDQPAPSTQQTEPYTGSSRYLTDSRRQSEANVSTPEPSVPKRAR; via the coding sequence ATGCATCTGATCGTCGTAGGTTTGAGCCATAAGACGGCTCCTGTAGAAATCCGAGAGCGTCTGGCCGTTCCCGAAAGCCGTCTAGGCGAAGCGCTTATTCGTCTCTGTTCTTATCCGGGTGTGAAGGAAGGGATTTTACTGTCGACCTGCAACCGAGTCGAAGTCTACTCCGTGGTTGATGACATCGATACCGGGTATGGCCGCATCCAGGAATTTCTGGCCGACACCCATCTCTCGCTGTCGTCCGAACAATTGACTCCACATTTATATTGGCATACCGGGGATCGAGCGATTGCCCACCTGTTTCGCGTGGCGTCCAGTTTGGACTCCATGATCATCGGTGAGTCTCAAATCTTGGGACAACTGAAAGACGCCTTCGAGGTCGCACTGGCACACAAAACCACCGGTGTGATCATGAATAAAGTGGTGAAGAAGGCGATCTCCGTGGCCAAACGCGTGCGCACCGAGACCAAGATTGCCGAGATGGCAGTCTCCGTGAGTTATGCCGCCGTTGAGCTTGCAAAGAAAATCTTTTCGAATTTGCACGAAAAAACGGTGTTGCTGGTCGGGGCCGGTGAAATGGCCAAGCTGGCGGCGAAACATTTGATCGCGAATGGCGTAGGGCATGTGCGGATCACCACCAGGACTCCGCAACACGCAGTTGATCTCGCCGAGATGTTTGGAGGGACAGCCGTCCCGTTCGATCAGTTCAAGGATGACATGGCCTCGGCCGACATCGTGTTGGTGTCTACCGGCGCGGCCCATTACCTGATCGGGGCTGAAGATGTGCATCGAGCCGTCCAGGAACGAATGAATCGTCCGATGTTCCTGATCGATATTTCCGTGCCGAGAAATATCGACCCCGCAGTTCGCCACGTCGACAACGCGTTCCTCTTTGATATCGACGATCTCAAGCATCGAGTTGAGCAGAACCGCGCCGAACGGGTGCAAGAGGCTGAGAAAGCCGAGCGCATGGTGATTGAAGAAGTGACGATGATCCTCGACTGGATGAAATCGTTGGAAGTCACGCCGACCATCGTGGCGCTTCGCAACCGAGTAGAAGACATTAAGCGGGCGGAGGTCGAGAAAGTGCTGGGACGATTGGGACACCTCTCCGCACAGGATCGTGAACTCGTCGAGGGTCTCGCCTCATCGATCGTCAATAAATTGATACATCGGACAATGGTGACGTTGAAGAGCGAGGTGAATTCGTCGAGTGGGCCGGCGTTCGTCGAGGCAGCCCGGCAATTCTATGCCCTCGATCAACCAGCTCCGTCTACTCAACAGACGGAGCCCTATACCGGGTCATCTCGTTACCTCACGGACAGTCGCCGGCAATCGGAAGCCAACGTGTCGACCCCGGAACCCTCCGTTCCCAAACGAGCCCGCTAG
- a CDS encoding cytochrome C assembly family protein gives MAAVCFMIALILYIAATVSFLSYSLRRSEALSNVSLGITAAGFAFHTITLIMRMTGASSSAPPSFSDALSFFSWMIILVLLIVEFRHRIHVLGSFMVPLAIVSLISAAALPESEPTLQPVFKTLWFHVTLSMLGTVGFAVAFVAGVMYLIQDRLLKSKQFNVLYSKLPALDFLDHLNQQSIVLGFPLLTLGIVTGAISAELARGSYVSWNPEQTWALVTWLFYFVVLLGRLTIGWRAKRAAYLTVVGFACVILTLVGVLLKGHNALS, from the coding sequence ATGGCAGCCGTCTGTTTCATGATCGCCCTCATCCTGTACATCGCGGCCACCGTGTCGTTTCTGTCTTACTCGCTACGACGTTCTGAAGCCCTTTCTAACGTGTCGCTGGGCATCACTGCGGCCGGCTTCGCGTTCCATACGATCACCCTTATCATGAGAATGACGGGAGCGTCATCTTCCGCTCCACCAAGTTTTTCAGATGCCTTGTCGTTTTTCTCCTGGATGATCATCCTGGTGCTGCTCATCGTTGAATTCCGTCATCGCATTCATGTGCTGGGATCCTTCATGGTTCCCTTGGCAATTGTCTCGCTCATCTCGGCGGCAGCCCTGCCGGAAAGCGAGCCGACGCTTCAACCCGTCTTCAAAACCTTGTGGTTTCATGTCACCCTCAGCATGCTGGGCACGGTAGGATTCGCCGTCGCATTTGTCGCGGGAGTGATGTATCTCATTCAAGATCGGCTCCTCAAGTCGAAACAATTCAACGTACTCTATAGCAAGCTGCCGGCACTCGATTTTCTCGATCACCTGAATCAGCAATCGATCGTCTTGGGGTTCCCATTGCTGACGTTGGGAATCGTGACAGGTGCCATCTCAGCCGAGCTCGCTCGCGGGTCGTACGTCAGCTGGAATCCAGAGCAAACATGGGCTCTCGTGACCTGGCTCTTTTATTTCGTCGTGCTCCTGGGAAGACTGACCATCGGCTGGAGAGCCAAGCGGGCGGCCTATCTCACAGTCGTCGGGTTTGCCTGTGTCATCCTGACATTGGTCGGCGTATTGCTCAAAGGGCATAACGCCTTGTCGTAG
- a CDS encoding SAM-dependent methyltransferase: protein MPPKQSQENAGQSMASATSPDESGSLYVVAVPIGHPDDLSLRAQAILKSVDLVASEDPKMTQQLLTHHRISATVTSYGPVNVREKVAVLLQRLRQGARIAIVADTGSPLIVDPGVLLVAGAHAQGTRIIAIPGPSAAIAALTVAGFPCEAFYVLGQLPSTGPHLSRRVADAVEREVPTIAYGTQITATRALSTLVRLAPRRLIVAACNLTKPNEVILRGTARQVSRQLCGVQREDITIVVSGGKRR from the coding sequence GTGCCGCCTAAACAGAGTCAAGAAAACGCTGGCCAGTCAATGGCTTCGGCTACCTCACCGGACGAAAGCGGGTCGCTGTATGTGGTGGCCGTCCCCATCGGACATCCTGATGATCTGAGCCTGCGGGCACAGGCGATTCTGAAGTCTGTTGATCTCGTGGCCTCCGAAGATCCGAAGATGACACAGCAACTACTCACGCATCATCGGATTTCAGCAACGGTGACCAGTTATGGCCCGGTGAATGTGAGGGAAAAGGTCGCGGTACTTCTCCAGCGGCTACGGCAAGGAGCCAGGATCGCCATTGTGGCTGATACGGGCTCTCCCCTGATCGTAGATCCCGGTGTACTGCTCGTAGCCGGAGCACATGCTCAGGGCACTCGGATCATCGCGATCCCAGGACCTTCGGCCGCCATCGCTGCGCTGACGGTTGCCGGTTTCCCTTGCGAGGCGTTCTATGTTCTGGGGCAGCTACCGAGTACCGGCCCACATCTCTCTCGACGCGTGGCTGATGCAGTGGAAAGAGAGGTCCCAACCATTGCCTATGGCACCCAGATCACAGCCACACGTGCACTCAGCACCCTTGTTCGGCTCGCACCGAGACGGCTGATTGTAGCGGCCTGCAACCTGACCAAACCGAATGAGGTGATTCTTCGTGGGACCGCGCGTCAGGTAAGCCGACAACTATGCGGGGTACAAAGAGAAGACATTACGATTGTTGTGTCTGGTGGGAAACGACGGTAG
- a CDS encoding sulfurtransferase TusA family protein: MSEQEKSAATATPTSELDLRGVICPYNFVKTKLKLETMKEGEVLSVLLDDGDPIRNVPRSVANEGHTVLGQERVDQAYRVLIRREDSD, from the coding sequence ATGAGTGAACAAGAGAAGTCGGCTGCTACCGCTACCCCCACCTCTGAGCTGGATCTTCGTGGAGTGATTTGTCCTTATAACTTCGTGAAGACGAAGCTCAAGCTTGAGACCATGAAAGAGGGAGAGGTCCTGTCTGTCCTCCTGGATGATGGTGACCCCATTCGGAATGTCCCGCGCAGTGTGGCAAATGAAGGCCACACGGTCCTGGGCCAAGAACGTGTGGATCAAGCCTATCGAGTATTGATTCGACGGGAGGATAGTGACTGA
- a CDS encoding 2OG-Fe(II) oxygenase, with protein sequence MTKEELDPGKIFLLRDFLSNDECAALIRRSEGLTYEVGTVGGMVAEGIRNNERVLVDDTPLADALFRRAVHCLPQVVDHRRLVRFNERWRFYRYRPGQTFRPHRDGSYMTLETYEKSEVTFLIYLNDNLTGGETRFFEDMDQVARRSPYLTVTPTTGAALVFLHAIWHEGAVVESGEKYVLRTDVMYKL encoded by the coding sequence ATGACCAAGGAAGAATTGGATCCCGGGAAGATATTCCTTTTGCGCGATTTTCTGTCCAACGACGAATGTGCCGCACTGATCCGACGGAGCGAAGGGCTGACGTACGAGGTGGGAACGGTCGGTGGTATGGTGGCCGAGGGAATCAGAAACAATGAGCGCGTCTTAGTTGACGACACACCGTTGGCCGACGCCTTGTTTCGCCGGGCCGTGCACTGCCTTCCCCAGGTAGTCGACCATCGCCGCTTGGTCCGGTTCAACGAACGGTGGCGGTTTTACCGTTATCGCCCAGGACAAACCTTCCGACCCCATCGGGACGGCTCATACATGACGCTGGAGACTTACGAAAAGAGCGAGGTGACGTTCCTGATCTACCTGAACGACAACCTGACGGGTGGAGAAACACGGTTCTTTGAAGATATGGACCAGGTCGCGCGACGATCTCCCTATCTGACCGTGACCCCGACGACCGGAGCGGCACTGGTCTTTCTGCACGCGATTTGGCATGAGGGAGCGGTGGTGGAGAGTGGAGAGAAATATGTACTGCGCACCGATGTGATGTACAAGCTCTAG